Proteins from a single region of Desulfobacter postgatei 2ac9:
- a CDS encoding ABC-F family ATP-binding cassette domain-containing protein has product MIFADNISLAYGKRVLFKNVNIMFKPGNCYGLIGANGAGKSTFLKILARELEPDTGTVSVGPRERIAVLRQDHFAFDDHGVIETVIMGHEKLHRLKAEREALYAKPDFSEADGIRSGEIEVEFEEMNGYEAEADAAVLLKHLGIDEALHAKKMKELEGGEKVRVLLGQALFGNPDVLLLDEPTNNLDIQAIAWLQEFLFRFKNTVIVVSHDRHFMNQVCTHIADIDFSKISVYVGNYDFWYQASRLNLKQKLADNKRMTEKAEDLKAFIRRFSSNASKSKQATSRKKLLDKLTIEELPVSSRKYPFIRFKPERPCGNIILEVEGLCKTIEGEKVLDNITFTVNNGDKIAFVGPNSLARTALFDILSGKTQADAGAFRWGVTTSRSYFSKEHAAFFDKDLNLIHWLLQFAPPTEGESFARTFLGRMLFSGEDALKKTHMLSGGEKVRCMLSRMMLSHSNVLMLDDPTNHLDLESITALNDSLVEFPEVILFTSHDHEFINTIANRIIEITPDGIIDRLISYDEYIQSLEVARLQEKMSA; this is encoded by the coding sequence ATGATTTTTGCAGATAACATCTCCCTTGCCTATGGCAAGCGGGTCCTGTTCAAAAATGTCAACATCATGTTTAAACCCGGCAACTGTTACGGCCTCATTGGGGCGAACGGTGCGGGAAAAAGCACCTTTTTAAAAATTCTTGCACGTGAGCTTGAGCCGGATACCGGAACGGTTTCCGTGGGGCCCAGGGAGCGGATCGCTGTTTTGCGGCAGGATCATTTTGCTTTTGATGACCATGGGGTGATTGAGACGGTAATCATGGGCCATGAAAAGTTGCACCGTCTTAAGGCCGAACGGGAGGCCCTTTATGCCAAACCTGATTTTTCCGAAGCGGACGGTATCCGGTCCGGTGAAATCGAGGTCGAGTTTGAAGAGATGAACGGGTATGAGGCTGAAGCGGATGCGGCGGTGCTCCTGAAGCACCTGGGAATTGATGAAGCGCTGCACGCAAAAAAAATGAAAGAACTTGAGGGCGGTGAAAAAGTGCGGGTCCTTCTGGGTCAGGCCCTGTTCGGCAACCCGGATGTCCTGCTCCTTGACGAACCCACCAATAACCTGGATATCCAGGCCATTGCCTGGCTCCAGGAATTTTTGTTTCGGTTCAAAAATACCGTGATTGTGGTTTCCCACGACCGGCATTTCATGAACCAGGTATGCACCCACATTGCCGATATTGATTTCAGTAAAATTTCTGTGTATGTGGGCAATTATGATTTCTGGTACCAGGCCAGCCGGCTCAACCTGAAGCAGAAATTGGCGGACAATAAACGGATGACCGAAAAGGCCGAAGACCTGAAAGCCTTTATCCGCAGGTTTTCCTCCAATGCGTCCAAGTCAAAGCAGGCAACATCCCGGAAAAAGCTGCTGGATAAGCTGACCATTGAAGAGCTGCCGGTATCGAGCAGAAAATATCCATTTATACGCTTCAAACCTGAAAGGCCTTGCGGAAACATTATCCTGGAGGTAGAGGGCCTTTGCAAGACCATTGAGGGTGAAAAAGTTCTGGATAATATTACGTTCACGGTGAATAATGGAGATAAGATCGCCTTTGTGGGCCCAAACAGCCTTGCCAGAACCGCACTTTTTGATATCCTATCAGGAAAAACGCAAGCGGATGCCGGTGCCTTCAGGTGGGGTGTCACCACCAGTCGTTCCTATTTTTCCAAAGAGCATGCGGCATTTTTTGACAAGGACCTTAATCTGATCCACTGGCTGCTGCAGTTTGCCCCGCCCACCGAGGGAGAAAGCTTTGCCAGAACCTTTTTGGGGCGAATGCTTTTCTCGGGTGAAGATGCCTTGAAAAAGACCCATATGCTCTCCGGCGGCGAAAAGGTCAGATGCATGCTGTCCAGGATGATGCTGTCCCACTCCAATGTCCTGATGCTGGATGACCCCACCAACCACCTGGACCTGGAATCCATAACCGCCCTTAATGACAGCCTGGTTGAATTTCCTGAAGTGATTCTTTTCACCTCCCACGACCATGAGTTTATCAACACCATTGCAAACCGTATCATTGAGATAACGCCCGACGGGATCATCGACCGCCTCATCTCCTATGATGAGTACATTCAAAGCTTGGAAGTCGCCCGGTTGCAGGAAAAAATGAGCGCATAG
- a CDS encoding GGDEF domain-containing protein, whose protein sequence is MRKQGSNAEQILNALRKLTAYLNSMERNPSGFGEDKTTWFKYPLKIISETLLFNVSVLYRVSNIINDRLILEVVKVVDPGAMRMDLQEGRKLRLFLDVRDKRYVNEVHAFLNKKTSHIKVIGMGCDIIGYVYFPENFGGIYLVGGDFTGKERGLQDFEISAMEIMCNLLSSIIMKTMFEQKAEYDDLTGLYNSGKIKEEVEKIILRFKRKPYASAVLAMGDIDFFKSVNDNYGHIQGDFVLKEVGRIISNSMRECFDLAGRYGGEEFLIIFEDSDIQGGFEVVERLRQLIENHDFPIVERNGTTIKNKTMNVTMSFGLSLTTGNDKSVTSTDWIAKADNALYQSKNNGRNQTTVYQENSGIK, encoded by the coding sequence ATGAGGAAACAGGGATCAAATGCAGAGCAGATTTTAAATGCCCTTAGAAAACTGACTGCCTATTTAAATTCCATGGAGCGCAATCCTTCCGGATTTGGCGAAGATAAAACAACCTGGTTCAAGTATCCCCTTAAAATTATTTCGGAAACATTGCTTTTCAATGTAAGTGTGCTTTACCGGGTCTCAAATATCATCAATGATCGACTGATTCTTGAGGTGGTCAAGGTTGTGGATCCGGGCGCAATGAGAATGGATCTTCAGGAGGGCCGGAAACTTCGTCTTTTTCTTGATGTCCGGGATAAACGGTATGTTAATGAGGTCCATGCATTTTTAAATAAAAAAACATCCCATATTAAGGTAATAGGCATGGGGTGTGACATTATAGGCTATGTCTATTTTCCCGAAAATTTTGGCGGTATTTACCTTGTGGGCGGCGATTTTACGGGCAAAGAGCGCGGGCTCCAGGACTTTGAAATTTCAGCCATGGAAATTATGTGCAATCTGTTATCCTCGATCATCATGAAAACCATGTTTGAACAAAAAGCTGAATATGACGATCTTACAGGCTTGTATAATTCGGGAAAAATAAAGGAAGAGGTTGAAAAAATTATTCTGCGGTTTAAACGCAAACCCTATGCCTCTGCTGTCCTGGCCATGGGTGATATTGATTTTTTTAAGTCGGTGAATGATAATTACGGGCATATTCAGGGAGATTTTGTTTTAAAAGAAGTGGGCAGGATTATATCCAATTCCATGAGAGAGTGCTTTGATCTTGCCGGACGTTATGGTGGGGAAGAATTTTTAATTATTTTTGAAGATTCTGATATCCAGGGCGGTTTTGAAGTGGTAGAACGCCTAAGACAACTCATTGAGAATCATGATTTTCCGATAGTTGAACGTAACGGAACCACTATTAAAAATAAAACCATGAATGTTACCATGTCCTTTGGCTTATCTTTGACAACAGGCAATGATAAATCGGTCACATCAACTGATTGGATAGCAAAAGCGGATAATGCACTATACCAGTCAAAGAACAATGGCCGGAATCAGACTACGGTATACCAGGAAAATTCGGGAATCAAATAA
- a CDS encoding aminotransferase class I/II-fold pyridoxal phosphate-dependent enzyme, translated as MEEDKIIRFASRMDYLPPYLFGMINKMKMEKRRNGDDVIDLGMGNPMDPTPDAVIEKLVNVAKDPKSHRYPESSGLPNLKKEIAKYYGRHYNITLDADKETYFTIGSKEGISHLCLAIMGPGDCVLVPAPAFPIHIYAAVIAGANVMRIPLEPEKGFLDRIITVCESCYPSPKVLMLNYPHNPTGVVTDKNFFKEVVKLAKRFKFMVINDFAYGKITYDGYVAPSFLEIEGAKDVGVEFGSFSKSYNMAGWRIGYCVGNEKIVEALGKIKGYFDYGIFSAIQVAGIIALRDCDDTIPGLAKIYENRRDVLCSGLERIGWDITRPKAGMFVWAKIPEPFNKMGSMEFAIQLMNNGNVAVAPGAGFSEEGEGYLRLALVENEERLRQAVRQMKKAMDQMKI; from the coding sequence GTGGAAGAAGACAAGATTATTCGGTTTGCATCCCGGATGGATTACCTGCCCCCCTACCTTTTCGGTATGATTAATAAAATGAAAATGGAGAAACGGCGCAATGGGGATGATGTCATTGACCTTGGTATGGGCAATCCAATGGATCCCACACCTGATGCGGTTATTGAAAAGCTGGTGAATGTTGCCAAGGATCCCAAATCCCATAGGTACCCGGAAAGTTCAGGACTTCCCAATTTAAAAAAAGAGATTGCCAAATATTATGGCCGCCATTACAACATTACTCTGGATGCGGACAAAGAAACCTACTTTACCATTGGCTCCAAAGAAGGGATTTCCCATTTGTGCCTGGCCATCATGGGTCCCGGGGACTGCGTTCTGGTTCCGGCACCGGCCTTTCCCATCCATATCTATGCAGCGGTGATCGCCGGTGCAAATGTTATGAGAATTCCCCTGGAACCTGAAAAGGGCTTTCTGGACAGGATTATTACAGTATGTGAATCCTGTTATCCCAGCCCAAAGGTCCTTATGCTCAACTATCCCCATAATCCCACCGGCGTTGTAACGGATAAAAATTTTTTCAAAGAGGTCGTAAAACTTGCCAAACGGTTTAAATTCATGGTTATCAATGACTTTGCCTACGGCAAAATAACCTATGATGGATATGTAGCCCCAAGTTTCCTGGAAATTGAGGGTGCCAAAGATGTCGGTGTTGAATTTGGATCCTTTTCCAAATCATACAATATGGCCGGCTGGCGCATTGGATATTGCGTTGGTAATGAAAAAATTGTCGAGGCACTTGGAAAAATTAAAGGCTATTTTGATTATGGTATCTTTTCTGCCATCCAGGTGGCAGGTATTATTGCGCTTCGGGACTGTGATGACACCATTCCCGGACTGGCAAAAATTTATGAAAACCGTCGGGATGTACTTTGTTCAGGTCTTGAACGAATCGGATGGGATATAACAAGACCAAAGGCCGGCATGTTTGTATGGGCAAAAATCCCTGAACCTTTTAATAAAATGGGTTCCATGGAATTTGCCATCCAACTGATGAACAACGGAAATGTGGCAGTGGCACCAGGAGCAGGTTTCTCCGAAGAGGGAGAAGGATATCTTCGTCTGGCTCTGGTTGAAAATGAAGAACGCCTGCGCCAGGCTGTTCGGCAGATGAAAAAAGCCATGGACCAGATGAAAATTTAA
- a CDS encoding YkgJ family cysteine cluster protein, with translation MTTPNNTMDYTANRELLGSRTFKFACHDSVPCFTRCCHNADMYLYPYDIVRMKQNLNMTSEEFLVAHTTTAIRSMPTFPNVMLKMSDRQGNPCTFLTEKGCTIYPDRPYSCRAYPLEPAIYGDADGSMHMQYYVMHHDYCKGHDEDKEWTAKAWMADQEMQVYHEPNNCWARIAGRLQVDSFKAQGLDMNSPPMKMAFMASYNMDTFRRFVFETSFLSRYVIAQQQLDAVKQDDRELLMLGLSWIQRFLFGEGQLEERA, from the coding sequence ATGACAACACCTAACAACACCATGGACTACACGGCAAATCGTGAATTGCTTGGCAGCCGTACTTTCAAATTTGCCTGTCACGACAGTGTGCCCTGCTTTACCCGTTGCTGCCACAATGCCGACATGTATCTTTATCCCTATGACATTGTACGCATGAAACAGAATCTTAACATGACCTCGGAAGAGTTCCTGGTTGCCCATACCACAACAGCCATCCGCAGCATGCCCACCTTTCCCAATGTAATGTTGAAAATGAGCGACCGGCAGGGCAATCCCTGTACCTTTCTGACGGAAAAGGGGTGTACGATTTATCCAGACAGACCCTACTCCTGCAGGGCTTACCCCCTGGAACCGGCCATTTATGGTGATGCCGACGGCAGCATGCATATGCAGTATTATGTCATGCACCATGATTACTGCAAGGGACATGATGAAGATAAAGAATGGACTGCCAAAGCGTGGATGGCGGATCAGGAAATGCAAGTATACCATGAACCCAACAACTGCTGGGCGCGTATTGCAGGCCGTTTGCAGGTCGATTCGTTCAAGGCCCAGGGCCTTGATATGAATAGCCCGCCCATGAAGATGGCTTTCATGGCCAGTTATAATATGGACACCTTTCGCCGCTTTGTTTTTGAAACCAGTTTTCTATCGCGTTATGTTATTGCGCAGCAGCAACTGGACGCAGTGAAACAAGATGACCGGGAGTTGCTCATGCTTGGGCTTTCCTGGATCCAAAGGTTTTTGTTTGGTGAAGGTCAGTTAGAAGAACGCGCTTAA
- the glnE gene encoding bifunctional [glutamate--ammonia ligase]-adenylyl-L-tyrosine phosphorylase/[glutamate--ammonia-ligase] adenylyltransferase, translated as MSQEAIEQLISGVFPALPQTLYQDLQRRIQDYFSAGDIQDISQLPVKPQDFTRMMLFSPFTAQHITANPLILGRLGKSGDIDTSYDPGAFKNKLAAFICDSQDNAGLKARMLEFKVYEIIRIAWRDLTGAAPLSETMADLSDLACACISCGFEQLYPGLTQKWGTPRDKDGHTQNIVVLGMGKLGAGELNFSSDIDLIFVYPNSGQTDGERSISNDEFFTKLCREFIKLFSMDNGIHFYRVDTRLRPFGENGPLVMDAEAFEHYYQSQGREWERYAMIKASPVAGDIAAGYTIIQTLKPFIFRRYLDYGSFDSFRDMKQRITFQVKNARLKHNIKIGSGGIREIEFFGQLFQLIRGGVEPALQVRPILPVLDTLVEKKLIDQKVCDQLKQAYHFLRLVENRLQAYQDRQTHDIPDDPVQRQILALSMGYVDEDAFYAELSRIQGVVHKHFSRLLVQADDEDKDNSSQELKQIWDSITDPQFQGEDLSISGYQDTGSVVRLLKALAAHPHTRQLSQTGRNKLSQLLPRLIKKVGEHPDAEEVMAKLIDLVTTIERRTCYLSLLIENKGALDTLIVLARKSPWIISFLSQHPVLLDELIYPETLYSPPKRDMLEREMESLMARVPQDDPEYLLEALNIFRQINTLRVAAADVSGNFPLMKVSDHLTWIAETILNQVVASSWQIVTEKYGYPKGMEGKGVEECGFIAIAYGKVGGLEMGYKSDLDMVFIFDAEPGITSGTERSVDIIRFYSNLGQRIIHALTMHTSAGTLYGADMRLRPGGDSGTIITHIQTYEDYLENQAWTFEHQALIRARPVAGDPALFKRFDTIRKKILTRKRDDATLKKEVGQMREKMRAQRLKYEPGVFNLKQSRGGIVDIEFLVQYLVLRHACDYPDVVEWTDNIRLLQALSVDGLISGEKSSILQNAYVAMRRAMHRLTLQERSATVDEYLFSEQAAKVAQIYDAAFMI; from the coding sequence ATGAGTCAAGAAGCTATAGAACAGTTAATATCCGGTGTCTTTCCTGCGCTTCCCCAAACCCTTTACCAGGACTTGCAGCGGCGGATTCAAGATTATTTTTCCGCCGGGGATATACAGGATATCAGCCAGTTGCCTGTCAAACCCCAAGATTTTACCCGGATGATGCTGTTCAGTCCCTTTACGGCTCAACATATTACAGCAAACCCCTTGATACTTGGTCGGCTTGGTAAAAGTGGTGATATTGATACATCCTATGATCCGGGTGCTTTTAAAAACAAGCTTGCCGCTTTTATCTGTGATAGCCAGGACAATGCAGGGCTTAAAGCCCGGATGCTTGAATTCAAAGTATACGAAATCATTCGCATTGCCTGGCGGGATCTTACAGGTGCGGCACCATTGTCCGAAACCATGGCCGATCTGTCCGATCTTGCCTGTGCCTGTATCAGTTGCGGTTTTGAACAACTGTATCCCGGGCTGACCCAAAAATGGGGAACGCCGAGAGATAAGGACGGCCATACCCAGAACATTGTGGTGCTGGGTATGGGTAAGCTCGGGGCCGGCGAGTTGAATTTTTCTTCAGATATTGATCTTATTTTCGTATATCCCAATTCAGGGCAGACTGATGGGGAGAGATCCATATCCAATGATGAATTTTTTACAAAGCTGTGCCGGGAATTTATCAAGCTGTTTTCAATGGATAACGGGATCCATTTTTACCGGGTGGATACCCGTCTGCGTCCCTTCGGGGAGAACGGGCCCCTGGTTATGGATGCGGAAGCTTTTGAACATTATTACCAGTCCCAGGGCCGGGAATGGGAACGTTATGCCATGATCAAGGCAAGTCCGGTGGCAGGGGATATTGCAGCGGGCTACACAATTATTCAAACCCTGAAACCCTTTATTTTTCGCAGATATCTGGATTACGGCTCTTTTGATTCTTTCAGGGATATGAAACAACGCATAACATTCCAGGTGAAAAATGCCAGACTGAAACACAATATAAAAATCGGGTCCGGCGGTATCAGGGAAATTGAATTTTTCGGTCAGCTTTTTCAACTCATCAGAGGCGGTGTGGAACCGGCACTTCAGGTCAGACCCATATTGCCGGTCTTGGACACCCTGGTGGAAAAAAAGCTGATAGATCAAAAAGTGTGTGATCAACTCAAACAGGCCTATCATTTCTTGCGGCTTGTGGAAAACAGGCTCCAGGCCTACCAGGACCGGCAGACCCACGATATTCCAGACGATCCGGTTCAAAGACAGATCCTTGCCCTGTCCATGGGATATGTTGACGAAGATGCCTTTTATGCTGAACTGTCAAGGATTCAGGGTGTTGTGCATAAACATTTTTCCAGGCTTCTGGTGCAAGCCGATGACGAAGACAAAGACAATAGCAGCCAGGAATTGAAACAGATATGGGACAGTATCACAGATCCCCAGTTTCAGGGTGAAGATCTCTCTATTTCCGGTTACCAGGATACAGGATCTGTGGTTCGGCTTCTTAAAGCTTTGGCAGCCCATCCCCACACCCGCCAGCTTTCCCAGACCGGGCGCAATAAACTGTCCCAGCTTTTGCCCCGACTGATTAAAAAAGTGGGTGAACACCCGGATGCAGAAGAGGTAATGGCCAAACTCATTGATCTGGTGACAACCATTGAACGTCGTACGTGTTATCTGTCTTTACTCATTGAAAATAAAGGTGCCCTTGATACCCTGATCGTTCTTGCCCGTAAAAGCCCATGGATTATTTCGTTTTTAAGTCAACACCCCGTTCTTTTAGATGAGCTTATTTATCCGGAAACTCTGTATTCTCCGCCCAAACGGGATATGCTTGAACGGGAAATGGAAAGCCTGATGGCCCGGGTCCCTCAGGATGATCCGGAATACCTGCTCGAAGCACTCAATATTTTTCGCCAGATCAATACGCTCAGGGTGGCTGCGGCAGATGTGTCAGGTAATTTCCCGCTGATGAAGGTCAGTGATCACCTGACCTGGATTGCTGAAACCATTCTTAACCAGGTGGTGGCGTCATCCTGGCAGATTGTAACTGAAAAATATGGGTATCCCAAGGGCATGGAAGGCAAAGGTGTTGAAGAATGCGGATTTATTGCCATTGCCTATGGTAAGGTAGGCGGGCTTGAAATGGGATATAAATCCGATCTGGATATGGTTTTTATTTTTGATGCTGAACCAGGGATTACCAGCGGAACCGAACGGTCGGTAGACATTATCCGTTTTTATTCCAATTTAGGCCAGCGCATTATCCATGCCCTGACCATGCATACCTCGGCCGGTACCCTTTACGGTGCGGATATGCGGCTTCGGCCCGGCGGGGATTCAGGCACCATTATCACCCATATCCAAACCTATGAGGATTACCTGGAGAACCAGGCCTGGACATTTGAACACCAGGCCCTGATCCGGGCCCGCCCCGTGGCCGGTGATCCGGCATTGTTCAAACGGTTTGATACCATACGCAAAAAAATTCTGACCCGTAAGCGAGATGATGCAACATTGAAAAAAGAAGTTGGACAGATGCGTGAAAAAATGCGGGCTCAGCGGTTAAAGTACGAACCCGGAGTATTTAATCTAAAGCAGAGCCGGGGGGGGATTGTGGATATTGAATTCCTTGTTCAATATCTTGTGCTGCGCCACGCCTGTGACTATCCAGATGTTGTGGAATGGACGGACAATATCCGCCTGCTTCAGGCATTGAGTGTGGATGGCCTGATATCCGGTGAGAAGAGCAGCATTCTCCAGAATGCCTATGTAGCCATGCGAAGGGCCATGCACCGCCTCACGCTTCAGGAGCGGTCCGCCACAGTTGATGAGTACCTGTTCAGTGAGCAGGCTGCCAAAGTAGCGCAAATTTATGATGCTGCCTTTATGATTTAA
- a CDS encoding DNA integrity scanning protein DisA nucleotide-binding domain protein: protein MPNHGFIRRCITETLEGLREGLTLFSGPSRAAVIYAIRPDDPMYIFDPQNLLAGHEPKFKELYIDSDDWRTKCSIKYDKKKFSNLIPEKNLGLAGLISYGGRSSSIVYQMWFTDHHPDMCNIGPTERWLEHAVYRFSHDLANEEELYTGISGSFLKEYATHAVRDFIVDEMNIRIGWDTRMRAYPILEAVLKISRTPEEREWPRGKLIFVEKASIPKMNFILELPEAEQPCLDNVKHIRKLLVSVENSDLKLVATENTIIGITREDHPDFFISVDFRGGYGFLAINDDLVCSFSDGRFKSTTHKEKLVQVEEALMDTDMDAEKVTALFKVVTGIVHNAAGHRYGCSIVIDLNDPPVFIMGHSLLHPLDLKNQDNYDLAKSLSKVDGALHIGADVKLHRFACLLQGRNVPGENRARGARFNSALRFTAEHENVIVIVVSSDTLVSVMMGGKVLKTKWKLETSLICNIPVPLEKWVPLSE, encoded by the coding sequence TTGCCAAACCATGGATTTATTCGCAGATGCATTACGGAAACCCTGGAGGGATTGAGAGAGGGACTGACGCTTTTTTCCGGGCCGAGCAGGGCGGCAGTTATTTATGCCATCAGACCCGATGATCCTATGTATATCTTTGATCCCCAGAACCTTTTGGCCGGGCACGAACCCAAATTCAAAGAATTGTATATTGATTCAGATGATTGGCGAACCAAATGTTCCATCAAATATGACAAAAAAAAATTCAGCAATTTGATTCCCGAAAAAAATCTTGGGTTGGCCGGATTGATATCCTATGGCGGCAGATCAAGCTCTATCGTGTATCAGATGTGGTTTACCGACCACCATCCGGACATGTGTAACATAGGTCCAACCGAGCGGTGGCTGGAACATGCCGTTTACAGATTTTCTCATGACTTGGCCAATGAAGAAGAGTTGTACACAGGCATTTCCGGCTCTTTTCTCAAGGAATACGCCACCCATGCGGTCAGAGATTTTATTGTGGATGAAATGAATATCCGGATCGGCTGGGATACCAGAATGCGGGCTTACCCGATTTTAGAGGCAGTGCTTAAAATTTCAAGAACGCCGGAAGAAAGAGAATGGCCAAGAGGTAAGCTGATTTTTGTGGAAAAAGCATCCATCCCTAAAATGAATTTTATTTTAGAGCTTCCCGAAGCGGAGCAACCGTGTTTGGATAATGTCAAGCATATCAGAAAGCTGCTTGTCTCGGTTGAAAATTCAGATTTGAAACTGGTTGCCACTGAAAATACAATTATCGGCATCACCAGGGAAGATCATCCGGATTTTTTCATCTCAGTTGATTTTAGAGGCGGATACGGTTTTCTGGCAATCAATGATGATTTGGTGTGCTCTTTCTCCGACGGGCGCTTTAAATCGACCACGCATAAGGAAAAGCTGGTTCAGGTGGAAGAGGCATTGATGGACACTGATATGGATGCTGAAAAAGTCACCGCTTTATTTAAAGTAGTGACCGGGATTGTTCACAATGCTGCCGGCCACCGATATGGATGCAGTATTGTGATTGACCTCAATGATCCCCCGGTTTTTATCATGGGCCATTCGCTGCTGCACCCCCTGGACCTGAAAAATCAGGATAATTATGATCTGGCCAAATCCCTGTCCAAGGTGGACGGGGCACTGCACATCGGGGCTGATGTAAAGCTGCATCGATTTGCCTGTCTTTTGCAGGGCAGGAATGTGCCCGGTGAAAACAGGGCCAGGGGAGCCAGGTTCAACTCCGCTTTGCGGTTCACGGCAGAACACGAAAATGTTATTGTAATCGTAGTCTCATCCGATACCCTGGTCTCGGTCATGATGGGGGGTAAAGTACTAAAAACCAAATGGAAACTGGAAACCTCTCTCATATGCAATATCCCCGTGCCCCTGGAAAAATGGGTTCCTCTAAGCGAATAA
- a CDS encoding NADP-dependent glyceraldehyde-3-phosphate dehydrogenase, with translation MNNQQKIVSLFPSESNIPEEFRIPEPVEQKEFLVDGQIHHWDGPVQDVFSPVCLAGDSGVEKKRIGSYPLLTEKEAMEALDAAGRAYDSGRGHWPTLAVEDRIRHMEKFAYRMKEKRGEVVRLIMWEIGKNLQDACNEFDRTLDYILGTIEALKDLDRAGSRFDITQGVAAQIRRAPLGVVLCMGPFNYPLNETFTTLIPALIMGNTVIFKPPKLGVLLHRPLLEAFQGAFPPGVVNTVYGRGARVVTPLMESGRIDVLAFIGTSRVGDSLKKQHPRPHRLRCVLGLEAKNPAIVLPDAKLDVAVRECLLGALSFNGQRCTALKLLFVHESIVEKFLDMLCREVEKLEPGLPWQSGVGITPLPEENKTGYLQELINDAQQAGAVIRNESGGLINQTFIFPAVLYPVTPQMRVFKEEQFGPVIPVVPYKSIEEPLGYVTDSDYGQQISIFGTDPDSIAELIDPLVNQVCRVNINSQCQRGPDTFPFTGRKNSAEGTLSMSDALRVFSIRTLVAGKLNDLNKEIMSTITRERKSRFLSTNFLL, from the coding sequence ATGAATAATCAACAAAAGATTGTGAGCCTGTTTCCATCAGAATCAAATATCCCTGAAGAATTTCGGATTCCGGAGCCTGTGGAACAGAAGGAATTCCTGGTTGACGGGCAAATTCATCACTGGGACGGTCCTGTGCAGGATGTGTTTTCGCCCGTGTGCCTGGCCGGGGACAGCGGCGTTGAAAAGAAGCGTATCGGCAGCTATCCGCTGCTTACGGAAAAGGAGGCGATGGAGGCTTTGGATGCGGCCGGCCGGGCCTATGACAGCGGTCGCGGTCACTGGCCGACCCTGGCTGTGGAGGACCGCATTCGCCATATGGAAAAGTTCGCCTACCGCATGAAGGAAAAGCGCGGGGAGGTCGTTCGCCTTATCATGTGGGAGATCGGCAAAAACCTTCAGGATGCCTGTAACGAGTTTGATCGCACCCTGGATTATATCCTGGGCACCATCGAAGCGTTAAAGGATCTGGACCGGGCCGGGTCGCGCTTTGACATCACCCAGGGGGTGGCAGCCCAGATCCGTCGTGCGCCTCTGGGGGTGGTTCTGTGCATGGGACCTTTCAACTATCCTTTGAACGAAACCTTTACCACCCTGATCCCGGCCCTGATCATGGGCAATACCGTCATCTTCAAACCGCCCAAGCTCGGCGTCCTGCTGCACCGGCCCCTGCTTGAGGCCTTCCAGGGCGCCTTTCCGCCGGGGGTTGTCAATACCGTATACGGCCGTGGGGCCAGGGTTGTAACTCCGCTCATGGAATCGGGCCGCATTGATGTGTTGGCCTTTATCGGCACCAGCCGGGTCGGCGACAGCCTCAAGAAGCAGCATCCCCGGCCCCACCGCCTGCGCTGTGTGCTGGGGCTGGAGGCCAAAAATCCGGCCATTGTTTTGCCGGATGCGAAACTCGACGTGGCGGTCAGGGAGTGTCTCCTGGGCGCACTGTCTTTCAACGGCCAGCGCTGTACCGCCCTGAAGCTACTGTTCGTGCATGAATCCATTGTTGAAAAGTTCCTGGATATGCTCTGCCGGGAGGTGGAAAAACTTGAACCGGGACTGCCCTGGCAGAGCGGGGTGGGGATCACCCCCCTGCCCGAGGAGAACAAGACCGGTTATCTGCAGGAACTCATCAATGATGCGCAGCAGGCGGGCGCGGTCATTCGCAATGAAAGCGGCGGCCTAATCAACCAGACCTTCATTTTTCCGGCCGTACTCTATCCGGTGACACCGCAGATGCGCGTTTTTAAAGAAGAGCAGTTCGGACCGGTGATTCCCGTTGTCCCCTATAAATCCATTGAAGAACCTTTAGGATATGTGACCGATTCCGATTACGGCCAGCAGATCAGCATCTTCGGTACCGATCCAGACTCCATTGCCGAACTCATCGACCCCCTGGTGAACCAGGTCTGCCGGGTCAACATCAATAGCCAGTGCCAGCGAGGGCCCGATACCTTCCCCTTTACCGGGCGCAAGAATTCCGCCGAAGGCACCCTGTCCATGTCCGACGCCCTGCGGGTTTTTTCCATCCGTACCCTGGTGGCTGGTAAACTCAACGACCTCAACAAGGAGATCATGTCGACCATTACCCGTGAGCGCAAATCCCGCTTTTTATCCACGAATTTTCTTTTGTAA